Proteins encoded in a region of the Ziziphus jujuba cultivar Dongzao chromosome 3, ASM3175591v1 genome:
- the LOC107423497 gene encoding receptor-like protein EIX1, whose product MIDKGGISLKYVNAIVVFLVLLHMYFGAGDYTDIGCSERERRALVDFKNSLDFESKWLSSWGDEDEKKECCKWQGVKCSNSAGRVVKLDLKAHSLHGKIYPSLMELQYLEYLDLSSNSLHEDQNLKWLSHLSDLQYLDLSSVYLSTANDWLTVVSGLRKLSTLKLSTCHLPPPTLNTSLYLINASPLVTLDLGQNYLYVPTSSILFQWLFKFNTTLVSLDLSSNHFYGLIPSAFGKMMVLRELDLSDNQLQGMIPKSFGNLFSLKALNLSRNYQLNGSLVFLHNFSSCANNSMLESLVLHSNSFSGSLPDFSVFPLLKEIDLHNNKLNGSLTTSIRNLFELETFDVSYNYLEDVISELHLSNLSKLRSLDLSSNSNISLNLGSNWVPPFNLEFLNLRSCKLGPKFPNWLATQNNLSLLDISCNEISDTIPKWFEDSTPNMHYLNLSWNQIHGRLPNLSKKFPSLAVLDMSFNFFEGRLPSFPANLTILNLSKNIISGSILSSCKTITSPSLLMYLDLSNNQLSGVLPDYCVSKWTSLQILNLADNNFSGEIPSSVGSLRQIQTLKLRGNSFFGELPLSLRYCEKLIFMDLGNNKFLGKVPAWIGESLLALRVLIMRSNKFNGSIPSSLCGLTRLCILDLSQNSIFGNIPHCLSKLTSMYLGSSNGTKDVDGFSYIFINRVPNNWVYGSCTYLNTHANSAAVVIKGGVLVIHSSTLPFLRLIDLSGNKLTGKIPGELSSLSGLTSLNLSRNDLSGEIPQNMDEIEELNSLDLSQNRLSGRIPMSMCNFSFLDYLDLSYNNLHGRIPFSRSLSTFSASAFIGNQALCGPPLTENCPIEATSNRTRHGDEFKRWFKVGMGMGFFIGFWGIFGSLCLNRTWRHAYFLFLYKVKDWVLLRLALYIARLQTRFKRNNNH is encoded by the coding sequence ATGATTGATAAAGGAggaatttccttaaaatatgtCAATGCTATTGTCGTGTTCCTAGTCCTACTACATATGTATTTTGGTGCTGGCGATTACACCGATATAGGGTGTAGCGAGAGGGAGAGACGAGCACTGGTTGATTTCAAAAACAGCCTTGATTTTGAGTCTAAATGGCTTTCTTCGTGGGGAGACGAAGATGAAAAGAAAGAATGTTGCAAATGGCAAGGAGTCAAATGTAGCAACTCCGCTGGCCGTGTTGTTAAGCTCGATCTGAAAGCTCACAGTCTGCATGGTAAGATCTATCCTTCTCTCATGGAATTACAGTATTTGGAATATCTAGACCTCAGTTCTAACTCTCTTCATGAAGATCAAAACCTCAAATGGCTCTCTCATCTGTCTGATTTACAATACTTGGATCTCAGTTCAGTATATCTTTCCACAGCCAATGATTGGCTAACAGTTGTCAGTGGGCTTCGTAAGTTATCCACCTTAAAGTTATCTACTTGTCATCTTCCGCCTCCCACTCTCAACACTTCCCTTTACCTCATCAATGCTTCTCCACTTGTTACCCTGGATCTGGGTCAAAACTATTTATATGTTCCCACTTCTTCCATACTGTTTCAGTGGTTGTTTAAATTTAACACCACCCTTGTTTCTCTTGACCTCTCTTCAAACCATTTCTATGGTCTGATTCCCAGTGCTTTTGGAAAAATGATGGTCCTTAGAGAGCTTGATCTAAGTGATAATCAACTTCAAGGCATGATTCCGAAATCTTTTGGGAATTTATTTAGTTTGAAGGCATTGAATCTATCAAGAAATTACCAGCTTAATGGATCACTTGTTTTTTTGCATAACTTCTCCAGTTGTGCAAATAACTCAATGTTGGAGAGTCTAGTACTACATTCCAACAGTTTTTCTGGCTCACTTCCCGACTTTTCTGTATTTCCATTGTTGAAGGAAATAGATCTTcacaacaataaattaaacGGAAGTCTGACCACAAGCATCAGAAACCTGTTTGAGCTGGAAACTTTCGATGTATCTTATAATTATTTGGAAGATGTGATATCTGAACTCCATCTATCAAATCTCTCTAAATTGAGGAGTTTAGACTTGTCCTCTAACTCAAATATTTCACTGAACCTTGGCTCAAACTGGGTTCCTCCGTTTAATTTGGAATTCTTAAATCTGAGATCATGCAAGTTGGGGCCAAAGTTTCCGAATTGGTTGGCAACTCAAAACAACCTTTCACTTCTTGATATCTCTTGTAACGAAATTTCCGACACCATTCCTAAGTGGTTTGAAGATTCGACTCCTAACATGCATTATCTAAATCTCTCGTGGAATCAAATCCATGGAAGGCTgccaaatttatcaaaaaagttTCCAAGTCTTGCCGTACTAGATATGAGTTTCAACTTCTTTGAAGGTCGATTGCCATCCTTCCCAGCTAACTTGACTATATTAAATCtatctaaaaatatcatttCTGGCTCAATTTTGTCTTCTTGTAAGACCATCACTTCACCTTCACTTTTGATGTACCTTGATCtctcaaataaccaattatcTGGAGTGCTTCCTGACTACTGTGTTTCAAAGTGGACTAGCCTACAAATCCTGAATCTGGCGGACAATAATTTCTCCGGAGAGATACCCAGTTCTGTAGGTTCTCTTCGTCAGATCCAAACTCTGAAGCTACGAGGCAATAGTTTCTTTGGAGAACTACCTTTGTCCTTGAGATATTGTGAGAAGTTGATATTTATGGATCTTGGTAACAACAAGTTTTTAGGAAAAGTACCAGCATGGATCGGAGAAAGTCTATTAGCCTTAAGGGTACTAATCATGCGATCAAATAAGTTCAATGGAAGTATTCCATCGAGCTTATGTGGACTGACACGTCTATGTATCTTGGATCTATCGCAGAACAGTATTTTTGGAAACATACCGCACTGTCTCAGCAAACTCACTTCTATGTACTTGGGAAGTTCCAATGGCACAAAAGATGTTGATGGATTTTCCTATATTTTCATTAATCGAGTTCCAAACAATTGGGTCTATGGTAGCTGCACATACTTGAACACTCATGCGAACAGCGCAGCAGTTGTAATTAAAGGTGGGGTATTGGTGATTCATTCTAGTACTCTTCCATTCCTAAGGCTTATAGACCTTTCAGGTAACAAGTTGACTGGAAAAATTCCTGGGGAATTATCCAGTCTTTCGGGATTGACTTCACTAAACTTATCAAGAAACGATTTGTCTGGAGAAATCCCCCAAAACATGGATGAGATTGAAGAGTTAAATTCACTTGATTTATCTCAAAATAGACTTTCAGGTAGAATTCCAATGAGCatgtgtaatttttcttttttggactaTCTGGACCTCTCATATAACAACTTGCACGGTAGAATTCCTTTTAGCCGTTCTCTTTCTACCTTTTCCGCCTCTGCGTTCATTGGAAATCAGGCACTCTGTGGTCCTCCACTTACAGAGAACTGCCCGATTGAAGCCACATCTAATCGAACTCGACATGGAGATGAATTCAAGAGATGGTTTAAAGTGGGTATGGGGATGGGGTTCTTCATTGGATTTTGGGGAATATTTGGTAGTTTGTGTCTCAACCGTACTTGGAGACATGCATACTTCTTGTTCTTGTACAAAGTAAAAGATTGGGTCTTGTTAAGGTTGGCACTCTATATTGCAAGATTACAGACGAGGTTCAAGAGAAACAACAACCATTGA
- the LOC107423496 gene encoding receptor-like protein EIX2, translating into MRSNKFNGSIPLSLCGLTSLQILDLSQNSIFGNIPQCLSKLTSMHLESPQGTKGDVDGLFYIFINRVPNNMINGSGTYLSTYANKAEIANKGFVMKLRYISPFVKIMDLSGNKLTGKIPEELSSLSELVVLILSRNDLSGELPQDMGEMGKLESLDLCQNRLSGRIPMSMLNIFCLEYLNLSYNNLYGRIPLGGQFATFEASAYIGNQALCGPPLTENCPIEATSNRTRHGDDEFKRWFKVGMGMGFFIGFWGIFGSLCLNRTWRHAYFLFLYKVKDWVLLRLALYTARLQTSCAGLPAGPGLLFSSVNRNLILFKYQETNSRAGSKSFRWKSH; encoded by the exons ATGCGATCAAATAAGTTCAATGGAAGTATTCCATTGAGCTTATGTGGACTGACAAGTCTACAAATCTTGGATCTATCGCAGAACAGTATTTTTGGAAACATACCGCAGTGTCTCAGCAAACTCACTTCTATGCACTTAGAAAGTCCTCAAGGCACAAAAGGTGATGTTGATGGACTTTTCTACATTTTCATTAATCGAGTTCCAAACAATATGATCAATGGTAGCGGCACATATTTGAGCACTTATGCGAACAAGGCAGAAATTGCAAATAAAGGTTTCGTAATGAAGTTACGTTATATTTCTCCATTCGTAAAGATCATGGACCTTTCAGGCAACAAGTTGACCGGAAAAATTCCTGAGGAATTATCCAGTCTTTCGGAATTGGTTGTACTAATCTTATCAAGAAACGACTTGTCTGGAGAACTCCCCCAAGACATGGGTGAGATGGGAAAGTTAGAATCACTTGATTTATGTCAAAATAGACTTTCAGGTAGAATTCCAATGAGCATGttgaatattttttgtttggaatatCTGAACCTCTCATATAACAACTTGTATGGTAGAATTCCATTAGGCGGTCAATTTGCTACCTTTGAGGCCTCTGCGTACATTGGAAATCAGGCACTCTGTGGTCCTCCACTTACAGAGAACTGCCCGATTGAAGCCACATCTAATCGAACTCGACATGGAGATGATGAATTCAAGAGATGGTTTAAAGTGGGTATGGGGATGGGATTCTTTATTGGATTTTGGGGAATATTTGGTAGTTTGTGTCTCAACCGTACTTGGAGACATGCATACTTCTTGTTCTTGTACAAAGTAAAAGATTGGGTCTTGTTGAGGTTGGCACTCTATACCGCAAGATTGCAGACGAG TTGTGCAGGGTTACCTGCTGGGCCTGGACTGCTATTTTCTTCGGTGAACAGAAATCTGATTCTTTTCAAGTATCAGGAGACTAATAGTAGAGCCGGAAGCAAGTCCTTCCGTTGGAAATCACACTAG